The segment GCTTCAGACCATGCACCACATTCAGAGTTCGATAAGGACCTTGATATCAGGAGTGCACCATCAGGTGTTCCGGGAGTGGAGACACTTATGCCGCTTATGCTAATGGCTGTAAAGAAGAACATTCTTCCGATCGGCAGGATGATAGAGGTCACAAGCAGAAATCCTGCACACATATTTGGCCTTGATACACGTCACTCAAAAGGAGTTTTTGCTGAAGGGTATGATGCCGACCTGATAATTGTGGATACACGCAATGCCACTCCTATCAAAGCTGACAAGCTTCACAGCAAAGCCGGTTGGTCTCCGTTTGAAGGTATGGATGCCATCTTCCCGATGACCACTATCGCTAGGGGTGAAGTTGTCTGGGAGAATGAGGTTATTGCTGAAAAGGGACGCGGAAAGTTCCTTGAAGGGCATGGTTACCCTGAAGAAGAGCAATGATGGACATATTATTCATATATGTGAACACATGAAGTAAGTCTTAAATATGTAGCATTCAATCTACATTTATGGCAAGAAACAAGTTCCCTGTTCACACAACATTAAGTTCTGATGCTGTTAAGATACTTGAAAGGTATGAGAAGGAACTTGGAGCCAAGAACCTTGTACTTGAAAAAGCTCTGATGTCACTTGATAGCAGCAAGTTCAAATCCAAGATCGATACGAACAATATAGAGAAGGCTATCAAAAGGGTCAATACTGGTGTTGTCGGGCTTGATGACATGCTTGAAGGCGGTATTCCGGAAGGATTTACAGTTGTTGTTACAGGTCCTCCGGGAACAGGTAAAACTACCCTTTGTATGCAGTTTTTGATGGAAGGGATCAAGAATGATGAGAAATGCCTCTTTTTCTCCTTTGAAGAAAGGATTCAGCAATTAATTCAGCATTTCATGCGTTTTGGCTGGGATATTGGCAAGCATATCGATGATGGATACCTTGAAGTGTTCGGTATGTCCATGCTGTCATTTGAAGAGATCGGTGAGATCATAGAGTCGTATAAACCGCGACGTATCGTTTTCGATTCTCTTAACATGTTCACCGATCCTGCTGAGTTCAGGAAATCCCTGGAATGGCGTACATTGCATAAGATGCTAAAATCAAAAAATATTACTTCTTTCCTTGTAACTGAGAAAGAGTTTGGAATTGAGACAAAGTCATATGATACATATGATTTCCTTGGAGATGGAATAATCTTCCTTGATAAAATGCAGGCAAATGAGGTCGATGCAAATCTGACCCCTGTTATGGCTGTACAGAAAATGCGAGCTACCCGGGTGGATACTTCCCCACAACCTTTCAGGTTCACGGATAATGGTATTTCAAAGTACAGGACCGTTAACCTGACAGCCAGCAAACTTCAGGAGAGGATGAACATGCGCCAGAACTCTTCTTCAAACGAACCAGGATATTAATGCTGCAACTATTGCTGTCACATACACTGCTTTAAAGCTTCCAACTCCACCAAGGTTGATGAAAGCACTTCCTTTATTCTCTTTATCAAACATCAGCAGTCCTGTGAGATTTCCCAGAAGGATACCTCCAATACCTGATACGAATATCACGGAAGCTGCATTTCCCGGTGCGAAGATGAGTGCGAAAGGCACTGCTATCAAACCAATGTAATCAGGCATCACAATGCCGATACCATTAACAAAATCGGAGAGAAGTGTTGCAGCTACTATCATGATCAGCATGATCTCAAGCCCTACAAAGTCAGGCTGAAATATGATCAGGAACAGCATTACAGCAAAAGGAATTATGAATCCCCCAACATTGAGGGTAATGACCGTGTCGAATGCCAGCTTCATACTGGATGAGATATCTTTTACCAGAGGCACTGAATAGACCTCTTCAAGTGTTGCTGCATCCCTTTGAAGGTCCTGTGTTTTCTTTGTCCTGATGGTACTGACAGGTAGTTCAATATTAGCACCAAGAAGCATGAGAACCAGTATGATGAAAAGTGGATAAGAAGATATTATCCCTAACGAAAGTTCCTGCTGAAAACACAGGAATGCCATAGGCAGTAGTATGGCTCCAAAGATCAAAAACATGCGCATCTCTGATTTATTGATATATCCTCTCATTGTTCTCTTTAATAAGAGCACGTTTTTAGTTATTAAATATTTCTAATGCGAATTCAATTCAAAATCTGATTTTTGTCATCTCAGTTTAAACTTCAGTCCTTTACATATCAATTAGATTGTTCATGAGAAGTCAATAAAGCATCTTTTTTGATGAAAAGGTAAGATCACATTTGCTGGACCTTACCTTCTCTGCCTTAATCAGAAAAGCTACGTAGGTATAAATTCTCTATATATTTTATTGAGTTATCTATAAATTATGTACACATAATATATATGCTTTAAATGTATATTGTCATATGTAACACGAGATCAGAGATAAATAGAGTCTAAATTTAAAAAGAGGAAAGCTAATGATCAAAGTTCAAATCAAAAACGATAGCATTCTGAAAAAGAACTCTCAGTTAAATAATGACCAACATTCAGTGATCGGGGGACACGTCGGGAATGATCTGAATGCTGAAGAGCTTGACCTTTACAGGTTCATGCTCGGTGGCCTCCTATCTAAATGATAGATAGAAGTTAGAAACTTTTAAAAAATCAATAGAGTAGAAACTAACGGAGGGGAAAATTATGGCAAACGAAGAAAAACTGTTATGTCGAAATTGCAACACAGAGCTTGAAAGACAAATGATAGGTCTGAACACATTTTATTGTTGCAGGGAATGTCTGAGTATGACATCTGTCCGGGAAATGATCAATCTCAAGCTAGACATGATGAGATCGATCGGCACGATAAAAGCAAGTTCCTGAAGTGAATAGTTCGGGCTAACGTATATAATTTATAGAATTTATATATTCATTTATTTATTTATTTATTTATTTATTTATTTATTCGTAAACTGAATAAAAGTGCATATTGTCCTTGAAATTGATATGATTAGGGCAATCATTCTGCTTTTTATATCTCATAATGATTTTATTTTTGATATCAATAAGTCTGATGTTATGTGTGATTATTGACAGTACCATTACTGCCATGGGTATTGGAATCAAATAAACGCACTTTGTGCGTCTTAAAGGCCATAATCAGCAACAATAAGCTATTGCTAACATAATAATACAAAAATGAATTGTGCGATGTTGATAGGGATATTCTATCTAATCGCACATTTAACTTTGATCTTTAAAAGTTATTAGTCACATCCACTTAGAATTTTTTAGGTGGTCTGTGGCTCTGGAAGCATTCCCTGCAGTATACCGGTCTGTTTGGGTCCGGTACGAAAGGTACTTCTGTTTCCTGACCGCAGTCAGCACATTTTGCTTTGTGCATATCCCTTGGTCCGTTGTTGAAACCTCTATTTTCCATTTGTTTTCCTCCCTTTATATTGTATACCAATTCGATCCAAAAAGCCGCACTTGGGAATCTATTATTCTTGGGAGGTCTTGATGAACTAGTTGACTATGTTCCCTCATGGTCTGACCGGATATATCACTGTTGGTTTTCAGGTGGCTGAAAATGCTGGTAAGACAGTAAAAAGTTGAGCTGCTTTTTGATTTGTCTCCAAAATGTTTATTGTTTATTTATTGGTCATGGAGTTGCTGGATCAAGGAATGATCAAGTTAGTTCAAACAATTGAGCAGCCTCAGGTATTTATTGATGTGGTAATGATCACTTAATTTGAGAGAATTTACTTAATTTCCTCTATGTGACTGGATACAAACCTTATTAAAGATAGAGGACATTATAAGAACTACGTTTTTTTAAAGGTTTTTGATAATTGGTAATGATTAATTTTTCATTTTGTGAATGAATGGCAAATGTTCATTCGTTTTATTATATTTGTTATAGGAGCTATAATGTCCGATAAACCAAAATGTGCTTTTTACGGTGAAACTAATGATGTTCATGCTTTGATCGGTTGTGTTATCAGAGCATTGGATAAGGCTGATATGTATAAAGAGAAACTTGAATACATCAGGAAGATCAACCGTGATGGCAACATGTTCGATTCAGCTATTAAAACTTCAAGTAATTATGTGGAATTTGTCGAAATTGAATAAGATCAATAATTCATTTTCAAGATACCGATTGACTTGATCGGCATACAAGATCCACAAATAATTCTTAAAAATTCCTTTTCCGGAATCTAATAAAACGAAACTTCTAGAACGAAAATCTCAAAAATAACTTTTTGCTTTTGATATCAGGAAGTCCGATATTATGTGGACTTCCATTGACAGACACATCCCTGCTGTGGTTGCTACTATATACCTCAAAGGTACTTTGTGCAGATCAACACCTGTAAGCAGAAACAATAAGGCTACTATCAATGCAAGATTAATTACAATAGACAGGGGTCCGATTATAGGATTATGGGAGAATCCTCTGTGTTTGAATATAACCTTGTAGGGCCACCAGAGGAACTTGAAGATCTTCCATCTTTTATACGGCTTACTTTCAATATCGAGATCCGGGCTAAGGAAGAATGTTGCGAACAGATAGGATATGGAAAAGACCGATATCATATAAATGTCCAGATAACTGATAGCTATCTCATTTTTTGCCCATATAGTAAGATAGGAAATGACTGCCAGTATAACTAACATCACTGCAATATTTATCGTATCATGTGTTTTTGCGTCTGGCATTGTTAATTCGTTTCCTTGATCTGAATTCTGGCCTTTAATGGTGTGAAGGATTTTATATCTTCGCATCATGGTGCTTTTTCATATCAGGGAACAAATATATGATCCGGGAAAAATGACTTCCGTTCAGGTCAAAGCTTGATATAAAACAGTTTTTCTGTGTTTACAATAACTCCATCCAAAGTAAAATAGCAGCAAATACTCCGATCAGGATCAAGAAAACCAAAATAAAAAGAATATAATCTGAATAATTTGCCTTTTTGAAGGTTATCTCAGCTGAATTCATTTTCTTTGAGGTGGTGTAAGCATCATAAACTCCATATGCACATATTATCAGTCCTGGAATAAGATAAGTAATCCATCCAACAACGACACCTACTAATATTCCAATTCCTTTTTTAAGTTTACCGTTGTAAACTTGTCCTAAACCACTGAATAAAAGGGATAAGAAAGCTGCTAGTCCGGGATTCTTTGGAGATTATGAAGCTGGATATTGTGTGCCAGTAGGAACTCCACAGAAAGGGATTATCTCACATATCCCTGTTATCAATGACCCTCTTGCTCTTCTTCTCACTACGGGGTAGTTCTCCTACTCCGACGCATTCCACATCTACACTGATACCTATGAAGTCCTTGAAGGCTTTATTCAGTGCTTTTGCAGTCCTTGATTTTATTCCGGGATCATCTGCATCAGCGATCTCGACTCTGAAGAGCATTGAATCTCTGCCTTGATATCTTTCAAGAATGATCTGGTATTCGCTGCTGACGCCTTCGACCCTCTGTATGACATCCTCGATCTGGCCGGGATAGACGTTTACAGCTTTGATCTTTATCCTGTCATCGGTACGTCCCAGCAGGCGGTCTATGCGAGGGAAGGGGGATCCACATTTGCAGACTTCAGGAATGATGCGTGTAAGGTCCCTTGTCCTGTAGCGTATCAGGGGTGCCCCTTCCTTTGTTAGGGTTGTTATGACAAGTTCCCCGAGGGTGCCGTCGGGTAGCTTTTCTTCAGTTACCGGGTCGATGATCTCAAAGAGAAGGTGGTCGGACCAGTAGTGAAGCCCTTCATGCATGGAACAATCGAGGGCAATGCCGGGTCCGTAGATCTCGGTGAGGCCGAAGATGTCAAAGCTCTCGATTCCGAGCTCATTCTCTATGCGGGACCGCATCTTTGGGCTCCAGCGCTCGGAACCGATGATGCCGACCTTCAGGTTGATATTGTCCCTCAGGCCCCGTTTGTTGATCTCCTCTGCAAGGAGGAGGGCGTAGGACGAGGTGCTTGCAAGTGCTGTGGACTTGAGGTCGAGGAGCATCTGCAATTGTTTTTCCGTGTTTCCCGGGCCCGTGGGAACTGCCATTGCTCCGAGACGTTCCGCACCTGCCTGGAAACCGATCCCTGCGGTCCAGAGGCCGTATCCGGGTGTTATCTGTATCCTGTCAGTTTCGGTAAGGCCTGCCATCCGGTAGCAGCGCATCATCATTTCTGCCCAGACATCAACATCTTTCTGTGTGTATGGGATGATGACAGGACTGCCGGTGGTGCCTGATGATGAATGTATCCTGATTATCTTTTCATCCGGGACCGCCTGGAGACCCAGGGGATAAGCATCCCGTAATTCCTCTTTGGTGGTGAATGGAAGCTTTGCGATATCTTCTATCGTCTTTATTGAATCGATGTCAAGTCCAGCTTCTTCGAACTTCTTCTGATAGAAAGGACTTCCCGATGCAACCCTTTTGAGAAGATCCTTGAGCTTTATCAATTGATCCTCTTCGGAAGATCCGGTGGCTTCATACTCATTGCAGGCCATGTTCTGCTTTGTTTCTGTATCTTCACAAATATTGCACATCTTCATCATCTCTGAATATCAGGTATCCATTGCCTGCACTTGCACTTGCTCCTGCTTCTCAGGATCCTTCATGCCTGAAACTCTTTCGAGGGACATGTCAAATGCTTTTCTGTTCAGTTCCCTGTACTTCTCCGGTACCATCTTCTCAAGCACGCTCCACAATTCTTCTGGATTGAAAGGAAGCAGGTCTGCACCTGCAGCAGCGGCCAGCATGGCAACGTTTGTTGCCCTGTAGGTTCCTGCTTCTTTTGCAAGCTGCGTGAAATCCACGTTTATGGTTTCCTGACAGTTCTCTTTCAGGAATTCGATTACATGTTCCGGAATGTATTCAGCATTGTTAGCTGAAGCTGAAGGGATCACAGCATGTTCATTTACAACAATGCTGCCGTCTTTGCTCAGGAAATGGATGTTCCTTGCGGCTTCTGCAGGCTCAAGACCAATTATCAGGTCAGCATTCCCGGCAGGGATGAGTGAACCGCAGACCTCGTCCCCGATCCTGACGTGGCTGGTGACCGATCCTTCTCTTTGTGCCATTCCTATTGTTTCTGCGGTGGCCACATGGTAACCGGCATCTATGGCAGCCGTTGCCAGCAGGCGGGATGCAAGTACAACGCCCTGTCCTCCCACACCTGCAATAAGAATATCGAATTTCATTGTAGTACCTCCCTGAGGTCAATAGCATCCGACGGACAGACCTGTGCACACAGGCTGCAACCGGTGCAGTTGTCCTGTATTTGCGGTATTCCTGATGACATCGAGAAGATGGCAGGGCAGCCAAGCTGTGAGACGCAGAAGTTGCAACCTGTACATTTCTCTTCATCGATCACGTATTGTCCTGTTGCTTTTGTGATACCCACGCATTTTCCTTTGAAGACCACAGCAGAGGGACCTTCATACTCTATGGCCATTTTTGCTGTCTCGATACATTTACCAAGGTCATCCGCCTCGATGGTTTCAACAAGGTCCACCCCACAGCTTCGGAGGACTTCGGCAATATCGATTGCCTTTGTAGGATTACCCATGGCGGTCAGTCCGATCCCCGGATGTGGCTGATGTCCTGTCATGGCAGTGGTTCGGTTGTCAAGGACTGCCAGTGTGATGTCAGCATTATTGTAAACGGCGCTGATCATTGCAGCGATTCCGGAATGGAAGAAAGTGGAATCTCCGATGAAGGCTACCTGTTTAGCATAATTTCCCTCCTGATATTGCTGTGTGTGGGAAAGGCCTGCTGCCATGCTGATTCCTGCTCCCATGCAGAGGCAAGTGTCCACCATGTTGAGCGGCTGGGCGTTTCCGAGGGTGTAGCAACCGATATCACCTGAGAATACGGTTCCTTTTCCGTTCTCTTTCTTCAGTTTCGCTGCTGCTTTCTTGAAAGCATAGAAGACAGTTCGGTGCATGCATCCGGCACAGAATGTGGGTGGCCTTACAGGAAGCGAAGGGATATTCTCCCTTGCGACTACAGGTGTTGAATGTGTCAGGAGAGGAACTTCTGCATTCATGGACTGAAGGGAGCTGTTCACTCCTTCGATCACGACATCTACATCATATTCTCCGCTTACAGGGAAGTGGCCGTTCTTCTTTCCATATACGTTCACATCGAGATGATGTCTGCCTATCAGTTGCAGGAACTGCTCCTCGAGGTATGGGTCAAGCTCTTCGATGACTATAAGGTCTGTAATGTCGCTGAGGAACTCAAGAGCTGCTTTTTCAGGGAAGGGATGGACGGTTGCGAGCTTGAAATGCGAGAAAGTTCCTGTTTGCTTATTAGTGGCCTCATTAGTGTACAGGGAGGAAACACCGGAGGATGCAATGCCTATTTTGCTGTTCCCTTTTGATATTGAGTTGAATGTATTTTCACTGAAATGATCTGAGAAACGGTCAGATATCCTGATTTGAAGATCTTCAAGCCAGGGGTGTCTTTGTGCTGTCAGTTTTGGGAATATGGTCCAGCGTGGTTCCTTTACGTAGCCTTCGATGTCACGACCGGCCGGTTCGATGTCTTCTGTAACTACGTCAGCACAGCCATGGGAGACACGGGTGGTGGTCCTGAGTATTACAGGGATCTCCATTTCATGGGACAGCCTGAAGGCCAGTTTTGCCATGTCATAGGCTTCCTGTGGTGTGGATGGGTCAAGAACCGGAATGTTCGAGAAGTGCCCAAAAGCTCTTGTGTCCTGTTCGGTCTGGGAGGAATGTGGTCCGGGGTCATCGGATACAAGAATAACAAGGGAGCCTTTTACTCCTATGTAGGAGAGGCTCATGAGAGGGTCAGAGGCTACGTTGAGTCCGACCTGCTTCATGGTGACCAGGGTATTGGCACCTGAGTAGGCGGCTCCGACTGCTGTTTCCAGTGCTACCTTCTCGTTTGTGGCCCATTCGGCATATATACCATATTTGCTCGCATGAGAGGCGATGGTCTCCATTACTTCAGTGGAAGGTGTCCCCGGATAGCCGCTTGCTACCTGAAGGCCAGCCTTCATCGCCCCAAAGGCGATTGCTTCGTTGCCCATTAATATACGTTTACTGGTCAATATCATTCCTCTTGAATGGATAAGTAGTAAAAGAAAATCAAATTATACAGCAGATCATGCCCGGAACATGAATTATTGCACATATTCATACACTGATGCTGGTCTATGCACTTGTTTGATACAATATAAATATTTTGCCATTTCTTTTTTTGTTTTGCCAGAAAATATGTTAGTAAACTAATCCAAGCTCACTATTTCTTCAATGAAAGTACGAAGTGTGAAATACTTTTAGAATGGCTCTGGCATTGGGAACAAACAAAAATGTTTTTAATCTATAATGTACTATTCCGTGCATCATAGTACATAGTAGTCCAACAAAGAGGAGGGCAGGAATTGGTATTGAAACACAACACATTAAAAATAACCACTACTAAGAATGAAAAACAGAATGGGGAGATGAGCTCCTGATGCCTCTGCCTTACATTTACCTGATGATCGCCGTCATGATCATGCTGGTCACAACATTCTTTTTCGTATTGAGGCAAGACCATGATTAATCTGGTTCTTCTGGTTGTATATATACTTGGGATACTTTTACTTTCCCTGAAGCTCAGGCAGGGAACCTTTTCAGGATTTGTGGTCTCGGACAGGAATGTTATGCATCCTGCGGTAATAGGCATCGCCTATATGGCTGCTTACTTTAGTGCTGCCTCTTTCCTCGGGGGCGGAGGTTACGGTCTCATTGCCGGACTTCCATGGGTTATCTGGGGTGTATTCTTCCATGTAGCATTTGCCTGCCTGGCATTCATCATTGCACCGAAGATATGGATGTTCTCCCAGAAGTACGATGCCAAGACCATACCCCAGCTACTGGAACGCAGGTACGATTCACAGAGAGGCAAGATATTGCTTGCAGGGATCATGCTGTTGATGTACACAATATATCTGGTTGCCATTTTCAAGGGCTGTGCCAACCTTTTCCAGGGACTGCTTGGAGTAACATATGTCCAGGGTCTCCTCATAGCTGTTGCTATCGTGGCACTCTATTATGTGATAGGAGGACTGCCTGCTATCATCTGGATAAGCTTTTTGCAAGGTTTGATCATGCTTGTGGGAGCAGTGCTGCTTTATACAGGTCTTATTTCAAGTGGAGGAGGCATGGCAATATGGGATATGGTCCCGGCCGACATCCTGAGTATGACAGGTGCAGCAGTACCATGGCAAAAGACCTTCGGAATGGCGTTTGCCATCAGTCTCGGACTTCTGGCATTACCCGATCTGTTGATCATGCTGTTCTCTGCAAAGGATAAGAGAGTAGTACGTTTTGCAGGTATCTATGGTCCAATATCCATTACTATTTATGCAATATGCATTTTTTCCCTGGGCGTCATGGTTCACGGGGTATTCAGCCCGGAGCAACTGGCTCCTTTCATGAAAAACCCGGATGGTCTGATACCGTTTCTGGCTACATCACTGCTTCCCCGTGGATTTGATAGTATCGTCCTGCTGGCCGCCATCTCCGCTGCTATGTCAACCATGAGTGCCATTGTGCTGGTCACAACAACAGCCCTTACTTCGGATATCCTGAGGTACCTGCGTCCGGCTATACCCGATGACAAAGTGCTTTGCATGACAAGAATAGTAGGGGTGATGATCATCATAGTTTCGGCATTCTTCGCAATGGATGTGCCACAGATGATAGTACCTCTGGTGTCTGTAAGCATGGGCGTGATTGCTTGCTGTGTCTTCATACCACTTATTTTTGGACTTTACTGGGACCGTGGTACTTCAACCGGATTTGTTGCCAGCCTTGTGGCAAGCTTCGGTTCTGTGGTGCTGTGGCAGTTCCTTGGCAATCCCCTCATCCATCCTGTGTTCATCGGTTTGATATGTGGTACCGTGGCATACCTGGGAGGAAGTCTGGCAAGTCCCCGTCCGACCCCTATGGTGGAAATGGAATGATAGATAGGGTTATGGATAAGGTGTTCGATTCTTGACCCTGTGCTGAAAATAAACCTTCAGCACCATTTCTTTTTCATTTATGCATTTATCCTGCTTGCAAACAGTTTATCTTTGATTAACATTCCCATGCTGGTTAATTTTACATGTCCTGCATGCAGTAGCATCTTTTGATGAATCTCTATTTGGGACCACTTCATGAAAACTGATTTATTGAATAGGTCTTAATTAAATAAAAGGTGTTCAAAATTGAAGAATGTGATCAACAAGAGCTTCGAAATTAAGGATTACGCCATCGATGATTCACAGATCAACGGGTTCTGGATGACATTGCTGGACAAGGAAACTCTAACAACTGAAATAATCTATAGTCCGGAAAAGGCTGGGACCTTTAATTCAGCCGAAGCAAAAAGGATGATAAAAGAGATTACCAGAAAATGTGATGGTTTCAGCTCATTGCTTCCGGAGAACATTAATTGTGAGGTCATTTTCAAAGACCTTGATGACCTGACATATATTGCAGATGAAGGCAACTTTGAAGTAGAATACAGGGAAATGGATGAGATAAGGGTTGTTTATAAGTTCCATGTTCAATATCACATTTGATCTTTTCAAAGTTTACTTTTTTTAAAAATGAGATGTTAGGTCCCGCTGGCGTCCTGGTTAGGTGGTTTGCTGATCGAAAGCCTGTTGGAGATCGTTTTTGTTATGTGATTATTACAGGGGCAAAATATGAATCAAAAAAGCTGGAGAATACGAAAAGCTATTGTTGACGATGCAAAGGGTCTCAAAAAATGTATGGATCTGGCTTACACGAAGTATCTGGATAGACTAAAAGGGGAACGACTGCCGCCCATGGACGTTGATTATGAAGATGAGATCACCTATTTTCCTGTCTGGGTTGCAGAATCTGATAAAGAGATAGTAGGTGGCTTGATCTTAATGTTCGAAGATGATTATACTACGATAGCAAATGTGGCAGTACGTCCTGATTTCCAGGGAACTGGTATTGGTCGGGGGCTAATGGATCTCGCTGAATCAGAAGCTAAACGCAGAGGCTATCTGGAATTACGTTTAGCAACTCATGTATTATTGACCGAGAATATTTCTTTTTACCATCATTTAGGCTGGTCAGAGATCGACCGTGATGATACCCGTGTTTACATGAGAAAAACGATCGATGTTTAATGATCTAGTTAGTGGCCGTTTTTCATTATTTATGCTTCTGCCATTTCACCAGTTTATCATTAGATGGATAGTGAGTACTGCCTGAATCAGGGATACGATCAGGGTTGACACAAGAATGAACAATGAGATGGGGATTTTGAATTCATCTCTTCCTTTCCTGATAAAATACATGTGGGCTGTAAAGGCAAAAATGCCAGCAAAACTCAAGACAAGTGAAAATACCAATCCAGTGAAGGATTGCTGAAAGACTAAAACAAGTCCATATAAGACAAAAAATATCAAAGGAATATGTATCAGAAGAAATCCAGTGATGCTACCTGGTAATTTGAATAGTTCCCATTCTTTCCAGTAGGCAGAGTCGATCTCGTGGTTGATCAATAGAATTGAATTGACCAGATAGACCCAGAATAAAATTTCGGCCGTAATCATTACATCACCTCTGTTAGGTAATTATATATTTATTTTAATCTTTGTTAATAGCTCCTGTCAGATCGATTCTGAACAAACGTAGGGAAGGTCTGTATTTCGGCAAAGCTGGGCACATCCAAAAAAATTAAATGATTCTTCATCCCCGCTTTAAATGGGGATGCGGTATTAGATGGAAGAAAAGCATGAACATTTTAATTTAAACAGAAAGACCACAGTAATTGTGGGAGCATTAATCCTAATTGCGTATGGAGTGCTGGGTTCTTTCTTTTTAGAATCATTGATAATTGTAATACTCATTGAGTTGATTAGTGGCGCTGCAATTGTTGGTATG is part of the Methanococcoides methylutens genome and harbors:
- a CDS encoding DUF6713 family protein, with the protein product MITAEILFWVYLVNSILLINHEIDSAYWKEWELFKLPGSITGFLLIHIPLIFFVLYGLVLVFQQSFTGLVFSLVLSFAGIFAFTAHMYFIRKGRDEFKIPISLFILVSTLIVSLIQAVLTIHLMINW
- a CDS encoding GNAT family N-acetyltransferase, with the protein product MNQKSWRIRKAIVDDAKGLKKCMDLAYTKYLDRLKGERLPPMDVDYEDEITYFPVWVAESDKEIVGGLILMFEDDYTTIANVAVRPDFQGTGIGRGLMDLAESEAKRRGYLELRLATHVLLTENISFYHHLGWSEIDRDDTRVYMRKTIDV